A genomic stretch from Bacteroidota bacterium includes:
- a CDS encoding DUF4956 domain-containing protein, whose translation MNPQVTAGQIILGLGVAFLCGFIITYFYKWAYRGSNYTPSYVRSLLYLTLIAAMIIMVIGNNLARAFGLVGAMSIIRFRTALKDTQDIVFVFFSLAVGLAAGVGMYGLALGGTLAVGLVILITSRTNFAALNRKSYLVQFTFDDTPAANENAAASGNEAPYLDVFNRYARKHRLVNLRTAEGSDTLDLTYYVFLKDPKEAEALTRALGDIAQVSRVNVFYDEAMN comes from the coding sequence ATGAATCCACAAGTAACCGCCGGCCAGATAATATTGGGGCTTGGGGTGGCTTTTTTGTGTGGATTCATCATCACCTATTTTTATAAGTGGGCGTACCGCGGTTCAAATTATACACCTTCGTATGTGCGTTCGCTACTCTACCTGACGTTGATTGCTGCGATGATCATCATGGTCATTGGCAATAACCTCGCGCGGGCGTTTGGGTTAGTAGGAGCCATGTCAATTATACGGTTTCGAACGGCGCTGAAAGATACACAGGATATTGTATTTGTATTCTTTTCACTGGCTGTCGGGTTGGCAGCCGGCGTGGGCATGTACGGCCTTGCACTTGGGGGGACTCTGGCTGTCGGACTCGTCATTCTGATTACGTCTAGAACGAACTTTGCTGCCCTAAATCGTAAAAGTTACCTCGTCCAATTCACTTTCGACGATACGCCGGCAGCCAATGAAAACGCTGCGGCATCGGGCAATGAGGCACCTTACCTGGACGTTTTTAATCGATATGCCCGTAAACATCGCCTGGTTAACCTGCGCACTGCTGAGGGCAGCGACACCCTTGATCTGACCTATTACGTCTTCCTGAAAGACCCCAAAGAGGCAGAAGCTTTAACTCGCGCGCTGGGTGATATTGCGCAAGTTTCTCGTGTAAATGTTTTCTATGACGAGGCGATGAACTAA